ATGAAGTGCACAGGCGAGAAGGGTGAAGACGGCCATGCGGGTCCAGGAGCGATCGAGGCAGGCGACGATGGCGAGCAGAGTGAGCGGGGTGGAGAGCGAGCGGGCGGTGAGATAGGGATCTGCCACCAGCAAAGACGTGGCTGCGGCGGGCATGGTGAGGCAGACGGCGGCGAGGAGGGTGCCACTCCATCGGGCGTACTCCGAACGGAAGAGCCGCATGGCAAGGAGATGAGAGGCGAAGAGGAAGGCAAAGATGGAGAGGCTGTAGAGGAACAACAAAAGGATATTGAAGGGAAGGTGGGCGTGGATGGAGATCCAGGCCAGGAGATGGGAGAAGAGGGAGAGCCTGCTGTGGCCGTCGACGAATATAGCGTCGGCTTGAAAGAGCGAGGGGTTGATGGTTCGCTCGAGTCCTGCGACGTAGATGGCTCCATCCTGCGAGTAGGGATGATAGCCGTGGAGCAGGAAGGTGGCTGAGGCGAGAGCCGTGAGGGGGATGACTCTATTTCTTACATTGTTGCTGGAGCGGTCGAGAGTAGCCGGTGCGGTTTCGTAGGCTGCTGAGTCAACGGATAAAACTACCAAATTGTGTCTCCCAGAAAATCTTCAACATTGCTTCGTACGCTATTTTCTGGGTGTAGACTGCGCTTCCAGTTTTTAACGCTTGAGTATGAATGGACGCAGTTTCATATCATATGTTTCACCGTGAGCCGTCTACTCAGCTCTTTTTATAGCAGAGGTTAGACGAAGGACAAGCTGGATTTCGTACCTCTTTGAGTCTTATAAACAACTGTTTTTTACAGCTTGTTGCTCTATTGCGCGGATTAGTTGGTCTACAACGACTTAGGAGATGGCGGCGGTGACCAGGGCCTGAGCTTCGGTTTGTATTTGTTTGAGGTGGTCGAGGCCTTTGAAGGATTCGGCGTAGATCTTGTAGACGTCTTCGGTGCCGGAGGGGCGTGCGGCGAACCAACCATTCTCAGTCGTCACCTTGAGTCCGCCTATTGCGGCGTGGTTGCCGGGAGCTTCAGTGAGGATGGCGGTGATGGGCTCGCCAGCCAGCTGTTTTGCGGTGACTTGTTGCGGCGACAGTTTGGCTAGTTTGGCTTTTTGTTCTTTGGTGGCTGCGGCGTCGATGCGCTCGTAGACGGGGTTGCCGTATCTTTCCGTTAGTTCGATGTAGAGCTGGCCGGGGTCTTTGCCGGTGCGGGCGGTCATCTCGGCGGCGAGGAGGCCGGGGATGAGGCCGTCCTTGTCGGTGGTCCAGACCTGGCCATTACGGCGGAGGAAGGTAGAGCCGGCGGACTCTTCGCCGACGAAGCCGAGGGTGCCGTCGATGAGGCCGTCTACAAACCACTTGAAGCCTACAGGAACTTCGAGCATCGGGCGGTTGAGGCCTTTGGCTACGCGGTCGATGATGCTGGAGGAGACGAGGGTCTTGCCGATGCCGACCTGCGCGGACCACTGAGGACGGTGGGTGAAGAGGTATTGAATACACACAGCAAGGTAGTGGTTGGGATTGAGGAGGCCGGTGGTGCGGGTGACGATGCCGTGGCGGTCGTGGTCGGTGTCGGCGGCGAAGGCTACGTCGTACTTTTGCTTGTTGGCGATCATGCTGGCCATCGCGTAGGGGGAGGAGCAGTCCATGCGGATACGGCCGTCCCAGTCGGTGGTCATGAAGCGGAAGGTGGCGTCAACGTTGGGGTTGAGGATTTGTA
The nucleotide sequence above comes from Tunturibacter empetritectus. Encoded proteins:
- the pgm gene encoding phosphoglucomutase (alpha-D-glucose-1,6-bisphosphate-dependent) — encoded protein: MSNPTQTPNQPGQLPLPANLVNLSRLITAYYTLHPDPAIPVQRVAFGTSGHRGSAFKTAFNEDHIAAITQAIVDYRHSPENAQKATGPLFLAQDTHALSEPAFATALEVLAANNIDVMVDTDLAYTPTPALSHAVLTYNAKHKDHQSDGIVITPSHNPPEDGGFKYNPPNGGPADTTATKWIENRANDIIAAGLTAVKKIPYTQALNAPTTHRHDYITSYVDDLANVIDFEVLAGTTLKLAVDPLGGAGVHYWPRIADKYHLPLQILNPNVDATFRFMTTDWDGRIRMDCSSPYAMASMIANKQKYDVAFAADTDHDRHGIVTRTTGLLNPNHYLAVCIQYLFTHRPQWSAQVGIGKTLVSSSIIDRVAKGLNRPMLEVPVGFKWFVDGLIDGTLGFVGEESAGSTFLRRNGQVWTTDKDGLIPGLLAAEMTARTGKDPGQLYIELTERYGNPVYERIDAAATKEQKAKLAKLSPQQVTAKQLAGEPITAILTEAPGNHAAIGGLKVTTENGWFAARPSGTEDVYKIYAESFKGLDHLKQIQTEAQALVTAAIS